CGCACGATTTGCGATTCAAATCGTGCGATTCGCGTCAAAAATTTTGAATTCGATTCACATCGCTAGTGTGGAGAATCGTAATTATTCATACGATTTTGACTTTTTCTTTTAGTTGACCAATCAAATAATTATGTTTCCACTGACTTATGTGTCCCCTTGGACCCCATCAACTACCTAGGTCTTAGAAATCTACTACGGGACGATAACTTTGAAGACTTACGTTAAAAATTTGTGCATATTGGACCATCAAATACTAAATGTGTGATAAAAATTCACAATTTAAGGTTGCATGGATGGCTGCACCTTATATAGCTCTTCGGTGGTTAGAGTCCTGAGCTACTATACCACAtggatttcatatatattttactTTATAATTATTTTCTGTTGGAATTTATTTATGGGTCTCATAAAAATTAGTGTTATTATAACTGTATTATTAATTTCTAAGGACATATTAAAATGACTATAAATTTACGATTCACGATCCATTATACGATTCGATTCTCAAAATATAAAAACGATTCACGTTACGATTTACGGTTGTAACGAGGAAGGAGAATAGGGAGGAGAAAGGAAATGAGAATAGCACTGCCCTTTACAAAAGCCAATAATTTTGTTTCCAAAGAAGTACAAAATGAAAATAAGCATAACAGCAAAAGGAAATCAATACTGAATAAGCCATTTTAGGGCGTAAGTACACTCTTACAACAGCACTTGAATAAATAGATAAAACAGAAATTTGTCCAAATTGTTTGGACCCTTGCACAGGTTCGTATGCAATGGCAATTTGTTCATGAAAAATGAACTAAAATTGGGGCAACGAACATTCTTTTGGAATAATTCCACCGAATCTTTTAGTATCATTGCAGTAAGCATAGATCATATTATTGTTTCTAATCGAATCCATTTGACCTTTTTGAGCAGTAGTTAGTTGGCTATAAACTGGAGATGTGAACCAGTAAGACTTGCTGGCACATTGTGTAACACTGACTGCTCCCTTCCACTTGCAAGCCCTAGCCCTGAACCTCCTATATTGAGCCTTGAATGGAGCTTGTGTCCAGTCAGTCTTGTCACGACCACCTCTTGTTGCCCAGTCATCAGCATTCCATAGACTTGTTAAAGCTCTCATTCCTTGTTTATTTGGGTATGGAACTCCTTCGCTTTCATAGTTTCTGTAGACAGGGATTGGTATTCTATCTACATACCACCTGAAACACGAGAAATATTAAAAGCTATCATTCAGAGACCACGGTTTCACTCATACACATGCGCATGTCTTAAACTTCACGCTAAATTTAGTTTGATCAGTCCCAACACCTAACATCTATCACATTAAAAGCCGATTGAACAACAACATATACAGTACATATGTACTTACACAATCTCTGATGGGTTCCAGTGGATGGTATAGTTGTGGAAAGCAGCACTCGGGTCATACCATGGAACAAACTGTTCTTCCCTGTTTCCCTTTCCTTGAGCGTAGACGTTTGTGTGGATTGTGTAGGGTTGTCCCGTTACATTTCCTAAGAACTCAAAGTCTATTTCGTCATGTTTATCACCAGTAGATGACAGCTGCACGTCAAACGTATATATTTTACGTTATATTTCTGAAACTGAATATTATGGAAAAATTATGTTTGTGTAAAAGTATATACATGTAAATATTTATTTCATACTTTGCATAACTATTCACATAAAACGTTGTAACAACACCTGCAGAATTTCCAGGTACTAGTTTAATTAGCATTTCAATACTTCCAAAGAGAAATGCTGCCTTAGTCTTTGCTGCAGAACCTGAATTTTTATCAACAAGTACAAGTTCAAGATTAGCACCTCTAATGGTGGCACGTTCTTTACCCCATAAAATAATCATACTCTTTGCAAGAGCTTGACCATTAACTTGAAGACTGCTATGATCAAATGCAACAATAACAGATAGAACTAAGGCTAAGAAAATAGCCTTCCTGTTCCCCTCCATGTTCCCAGCAAACCCTCGAAACAAATGAAAACTTTCTGTGTTTTGGAACTGATTAGTAACTTAAACTCGGTAGAGAATTGAAGTTATTGGGATGTTTGTTTTGGAGGAACCAGGATTTGGCTTTTATATTAGTTGTTAGCTGATAACAATTTTATGTCTTCATTCATGTCAACAACTACATAgagttttttagatatttttatgTTTTGATCCATATCTTTTGTTTGAAGATGTCCAGttaaattattttcttaattttagaaGGGAATTGGTATTCATAAAATTGCATATTTCTGataattaatcaaaagaaaatgCATGATTCGAGAAAAATAAGGTTCAGAAGGGTGCAAACTGCAAAGTTATGTTGCGCACGAAGTCTTGGGGCCAATTCTTTCATGACCCGAGACTAGAGTagataatggcaactgcaagatgaaacttagcttatataaagacaactctctttattgatgtttagaaaatctctcaaaactaaacacaagttctaatcttgctcatatgatcaaaccacaactttggtgatcatatatatatatagaactatgaattccttttcctagtcctattaccttattacatgtatttccttttcttagaactagatgacttctaatttccttaggattacatcaatttcctaatcttgtcctaaccagcttgttagtgacttctatgttgaagttaatccaacattctccccgttaagcttcaaccttacccgtgagatatcttgtactccaatcaattatctcatttcttcaaacttgatccgagctaatgcctttgtcaatatatctgctttctgctcagttcctggtatgtgttcaacgttgatgatctccttctcgatacattctcgtatgaaatgataccttttgtgaatgtgtttcgtcttcccatgaaacactggatttttagtgagtgcaattgcagacttattatcaatattgatgagaactttttaaggttctcttcctttgatttcacccaacatttcttgaagccatattgattgtttagttgcttctgttgcagccataaactcagcttcacaggatgagagggctacagtgtcttgcttctgtgaacaccatgtaataggtgcttcacctagataaaatatatgaccagttgtaccttttccatcatcttggtcaatattatgactgctgtcactatacccaacaattccttttgatcctcctcgaccatacttcaatccccagctgattgttcctcttagatatctcaatatctgctttattacatcaccatgagacttgcgtggactcttcatataacggcttgctactgcCACagagaattctccttgcataagcttcttgtttaatctgaataccatctactccttgatggacttctatgctaaggtaataagtgagttttccgaggtctgacatctcaaactttgatgacatttctctcttgaactcattgatcaccttaagggagttgccagtcaaacatagatcatctacatagactgcaatcacaagaagcgttcccctttcttctcttttgtataCTGACGTTTCTTTaaagcacttaacaaatctgatttctcttaagatttgatctaactttgtattccaggatcgaggagcttgtcttagaccatatagagattttgataacttataaaccttatgctcttgtccttttacttcaaaaccttctggtttttcaacatacacattttctcgcaattcaccatgtaagaatgctgtcttaacgtctaagtggtgaatttcccatgagtttgatgcagcttctgctattaagagacgaattgtctctagtctagcaactggtgcgaaaacttcatcaaagtctatgcctgattcttgaacgtatcccttagctacaagtcttgccttatatttgttaatagttccatcagcatttcttttaaccttgaagatccacttaataccaatcacttttactccacctggcttatcaactagaaaccaagtcttgtttctgttgattgaaataatttcttctctacatgcttgtatcCATTTATGCGAAAGCTTTGCTTCCTTAAAGTTTCTTGGTTCGTCATTAATGGACAACAATAATGTCTCACATTCCTCTgctgcttgaagaacataatcctccagatactgtggcttttgtatctgtcttgttgattttcgcagtggaatgggttgagttatttcatcggtctcctctttttcttcttcttcttcttcttcttctacttcttcgttattctctgtgttttcattattctcttcttcttcttgattaacatcattgtttccattggtattgatgattatgggtccttctccttcatcaattacttgaccccatctcatgtgaaaaattcctggatccctacttggtccatcattagtttctttccagttccagtttgctttttcatcgaataccacatctcgactcactattactcttttcgttgttggactGAATAATGGGATTTTTAACAAattgccacacttgcaaatcccgattcaagaaaatgccaccgtttttttcagaatttattaaatgccacaaccgttagtttTTCCGTCAGGACCCACACACTTGGTCTTTTTCGCTGACTCGGTCAAAATAATCTGTCGCGATTTACATATTTACCCTTGAAAACCCTGTATACTAGTGATGTTCTTGAGATGAGAAGAAACAGTAGAGAAACGGGTTTGTGATGTTCTTGAGAGAAGACGGGTTCTCTCAATTTAGGGTTGATTTCCACATACTTTCTTCGATCGAGGTAAATGTTCTGGTAGATTGATTCTTCAACTACTCAGGAGAGAAGATGTCGATGAATTACAAGGAGAGACTAAAAGAAGCAGCAGATTTAGTTATTTCTAGCGATCATCATCAAAGTGACGTACTCCCGTTAAACTATGATGAGATTGGCATAAAGGCTACACTGAAGCCTCATCAAATTCAAGGAATTTTATGGCTTATACAAAGATATCTTACTGGTGTCAATTTTATTCTTGGTCAGTAAAACCCTAGCTCTGAATTCCGTTTCTACTCTATATCATTGATTTCTTCCCTTAAATTGATCTTTTGTTATCTATTTTGCAGGAGACGAGGTTGGGAATTCGGACTGCTTACTAAAACCCTAactctttgattttatttttttctttccttcgaGTTTTTCAAGTTCAGTATTAGTTGTTGAAATCAGTATTTTTGTTGTTACTCACTGTGTAATTGCAATGAGTTAGGCCATTAGGGAAAGCTTGCTAGTCATCTTACCAGTGGGGAGAGGAGAATTTTCTTTGCTTACGCCTAATTCCCACGGATTAATTGGTAATAAAATTCTACTTTATAATGGTTTAGGTTCTGTTTTGTGTAGATGGGTCTTGGGAAGACTTTGCAAGCCATTACTTTCTTAAGCTATTTGAAGTTCCATTTGAAATCACCTGGGCCATTCTGTGAGTTAATCTTTTGGTTTCTGCTAGTACTTTTGTGATTTGATCGTTGATTATATATGATTACGGATTTTAGAGGATTTCGTTGTTGTTTGTTTAcgaatttcttgtttttttcagTGGTAATATGCCCTCTCAGTGTGACAGATGGTTGGGTATCATAGGTAGCAAAGTTTTGTCCTAAATTGAGGGTTCTACGATATGTTGGCGACAAAGAAGTCAGACGCGATCTTCGCAGGAAACCTTTTGAGCAGGTAATGCAGTATTTTTCCTTGTACGGGACTTTTGACGGTTTGTTATCTTATGAACTTGATGCTGTTCTGAGTTTTGTTTCTCGAAAGGAGCATTGATTCGAGTTGATTGTCATACTCTTTTACACAAAATCATTTTTGAGCTAATGTTTGTTTGTTATGTTTATAGGCTAACACAGACTTTCCTTTTGATGTCCTTTTGACTACGTATGACATTGTGTTGATGGATAAGGGAATTTCTTTCTCAAATTCCATGGCACTATGCTGTAATTGATGAAGCACAGTGACTTAAAAATCCTTCCAGTGTATGTACAAATTTTTTTAATTAACTCTTCATTCATCTCGATAGTCCTACACCTACAAAACTACTTTCATCAGGAGCTGCAGGGAGTGTTTGTAATTTTATACTCTTGTAAATGAACGAGTACTGATGGTAAAGTTCACCTTTGCGTTCAACACACTTGCAGCTGCCTAATTGGTCAATTTTTGCAGTTTTTATACAATGTATTTGAACAACTTTTTTTCATTCCACGAAGGTTATTGATTACGGGAACCCCCATTCAGAATAATCTTTCTGAACTGTGGTCTCTTATGCATTTTTGTATGCCTATGGTCTTCTGGTACACTGGAGCAATTCCTATCCACATTTAAGGAGGCTGGAGACTTCTCAACatgtattttcttcttcttatcttttttgAAGTTTTAGTAGATCACCTTTTCTTTGTTCTTGAGGTGGGATTTCAATTCTTCATTTTTTGTCAGTGGGTGTTGGTCTTGAGACACTCTGTAACGAAGCCTATATGAAAGCAACTGTATTTTCTACTCAAGTGATTCGAGTTTCAAGTTAAGTTGGTGATCGTGTTGGATTTCATAAGCATGCCCAAAGAAATATTTTCACAGTTACTAGCAGGGTTGTTCCTCCTTCTTTACAGGCTCTTCAACATAAAATTTTATACTGTCATACATTGTAGGGTCCCGTATCTCAAGCAAAAGAAACTTATCGTCTAAATATGCTGCTGTGGgttgagtaattgagatgatttttTTGTTGGATGTTGGATGAGTTTGCTGGTGGTACTGAGATGAGTTTGCTGGATGAGTTTAAACTTATCGTCTAAACTTATCCTCATTGGTTGTTGGATGAGTTTGCTAGTGGTACTGAGATGAAGTGCTGCAGCTGCAGGTGGAGATAAAACTGCAATTTTGTTGGTATCTTTAATTGCCACTTTGAAGTGGTCATTAAAATAGGAATTAAGAACAACAGAAAGAGTACATGTACTAACTGATTTGAGGGTAtatatgtcttttactaagctggataactgccacctatgcactaactgatggcaacagtttttttggatggaaaatgTCAAATGTATGACATTtaataaactttgaaaaaaacggtggcattttcttgatcTGAAAATTGGAAGTGTGACACTTTATTAAAATCAccttgaataatctgtaagctttggatccaggctcaattcctagatgcacaagattctgagatcgatcatccagtttcttaagagttgcagaatcaacttttgcgtatgctttgcaaccaaacactcttaaatgatctatgtttggttttctctttcgcaaactttcatatagagtcatgtctttcagagctttcgtaggtatcctgtttattaggtatgtggagtgtcgtacagcttctccccatagataattaggtacctgcatagcctttaaagaacttcttgtcatctccattagagtcctgtttctcctctccaccactccgttttgttgtggtagccctcgaaccatcttgttctgagacatagtttttaaggttctgaaacttatgtgtcctaaccttgcgtgccacttccatgtctgatcttccagtctcatattcagacacaatgaccttccaatcatgagacttatcttgtagagtccatTCTGTGAGCGTGacactctaactaaaagtcttccacttgggtcatgaactgttagataatcttgtcgcattctaacatcacatccaacttctgtagcttgtcctaaacttagaatgttgctttgtaagtttgggatgaagtagatgtttgtgacaagcttctgttctccgatcttgctctgaaatagaattgatcctttcccttcaatttctacagaagatccatccccaaacttcacttgtcctttgattttctcattgagttcaaaaaagtagtgtctcttaccagtcatgtgattgctggatccattatctaaatactagattccttcttctccatcctttgattcgtagttctttggtattagtttcccttcgtttaagaatacaacttcgtgcatgaaatgAGCTGTATCTGCtttccttgtttcattcttgtttgcttcttccatcttttgtattctttcagggcatacagaggagaagtgtcctggtttatcacatctgtaacaaataattctatccttcttttctttcccttggttttgatcattctgacttgttgttctatcttgtgagttaaaccttcctccccttcctcggcctctgtttactctaccacctcttccacgacctcttcctcttgtcgcagagttttgttggtaagagtttgtgtacaagagttttccttgagtttctccattgttttcttcatcaaggattctctcttcatatgctttcaatcttccaattatatcttcatagctagtcttctttaaatctgagacttgttcgagagaagctatgatatgaatatacttggatcttggtaaaatattgagaaacttctttacctgtttatcttcatcaatggattgtccaagtgacgcagcttttgaggctatctctgatagctttcctgcaaagctatcaatagtatcagtgtctttcatcttcattctttcaaattcagacattaaggtttgcagacgggcttctttaactcgatcagctccgagattacgtgcctttattacatcccaaattttctttgaagtttcatgttcaccaacttgtagaacaagacattctggtattgcttgaaagagtaatccaatggcaacatttttttttgtatgggTACAATGTACCACGATCAAttatttcccaaactttgtagattttcatcaagaCCTTCATCCTCATgacccatactgtgtagtttgtggcgttgaggattggaacttgtattgatggtggcgtgaactgttttgcacccacaatggtggtttcgttttccatggctcagaaacaagctctgataccaattaatggcaattgcaagatgaaacttagcttatataaagacaactctctttattgatgtttagaaaatatctcaaaactaaacacaagctctaatcttgctcatatgatcaaaccacaactttggtgatcatatatatatatatatatattaactatgaattccttttcctagtcctattaccttattacatgtctttccttttcttagaaatagatgacttctaattcccttaggattacatcaatttcctaatcttgtcctaaccagcttgttagtgacttctatgttgaagttaatccaacagtaGATAATAGTTGTTTGCCGTTGATGGAGGCCATGACTTAACATTGACATTTTCTTCTTTGGCTCTTTTTTTCGAGAAGAAAAGGTTAtattgagaaaagaaaaaaatgtacaGAGAGAGGAGTCAATAGACTCCCAAAAAAGTGAAAAGGCTAGCTAATTACAAAATAACCATATCTTCCCGGTGTTGTATGATTTGGCTCATCGAGTATCCCTTAAAAATCTCCGTAGATAAACTCCATAAGTAAATATCCAAAATCACGGCGTGACTTAGTTCTTCTGCTGTCTTACTTCTGTCACCATGGTGCCTGCTATTTCTCTCCATCCATATTTCCCACAAAATTGCATAAGGTAGTACCTGCCAGATTGTTTTCCTTCTCTCCCTACTGTCAACTAAACTCCAGCTCTTCATCAGGGTACGAAAATCATTTGGCATAACCCAACAAACTTGAAGAGAATTAATGAAGAAAGTTCAAAGTTGTTTAGCCCAACTGCACTTAAGAAACAAGTGATCCAAGCTTTCCACTTCTGAGTCGCATAATAAGCACATATTTGACGAAATTGTGACACCACGCCTTACTAACATATCTCTAGTTGGAACTTCATAATGCATTGCATCCCACATTATGAAACAGACCTTAGGTGGGATCAGCTTGCAGTCAACATTCTTGCGAAACTCCCAGTCTTCTTCTGCACTAGTCACTGCCTTGTACCATCCCTTTGTTGAGCAATCTCCGTCCAATTGGTTCATTAGTTTGTAAAGGCACCAAACCCTCCTCTACTGTCTTAGTTTTCTCACATATGATCTTCCTCCACAAAGCATCTTTCTCCTTGCAACATCTTCCATTCCATTTAACTAAAAGAGATCTATTCACCAATCTCAAACAGCGTATTCTCAATCCTCATTTGCTTTTAGGCTTGTAAACAGTCTTAAAGTTTACCCAACTCATCTTGTTCTTGTTATCTTCCTCCCCCACAAGAATTTTCTAATGATACTCTTCAACTGCTTCTCCACCACAATAGGCATATAGTAAATAGAGATAAAATACACAGCCACACTCTCCAATGAGCTCTTCATTAAAGTAACTCTCTCTGCCTTGTTTAAGAATTTTCTAAAGAGATGCTAATTCTCTTCCAAGATgctaattttttcttcatcttttgaatGATAACTTCACAAAGATCTACATTTCTTTTAGTAGCACCGATAGGCATGCCCAAGTAAGTTATTGGAAGCTTGTCTACTTTGCATCCCAATTCTAAAGAGAGCTCATTCACAAGTTCATCCGCACCTATACTAGTCATAGCATTCTTCTCCAAGTTTAGCTTCAAACCAGTCATCACCTCAAACATCATTAGGATAATAAATAATCTCCTTACCTCCAGTTTATTTGCATCTAACAAAATTATAATGTCATCTGCAAACTGTAAATGTGAGACTATTGTACCTCCTTCCGCCACTTGAAAACCGCTGATCCTACCTGCACAGACTGCATCATTCAAATTCAGAAGAATAACATACGGCGGTTTTTATACAGCATTTTCCAAAGTGCTTAAATGATATCCTAGATTTTGAATGTAACTGTACAAACggtgcattttttttattttctattaaatACAGTTTGAAACCGGCCTGACAGATTAACAGGATACCATAGTTCGCATAATATGAACTTTCATCAAGGTCGGCGTTCAGCATCTGGcataaatttcaaaatttgagtTT
The nucleotide sequence above comes from Papaver somniferum cultivar HN1 chromosome 8, ASM357369v1, whole genome shotgun sequence. Encoded proteins:
- the LOC113301543 gene encoding probable xyloglucan endotransglucosylase/hydrolase protein 26: MIILWGKERATIRGANLELVLVDKNSGSAAKTKAAFLFGSIEMLIKLVPGNSAGVVTTFYLSSTGDKHDEIDFEFLGNVTGQPYTIHTNVYAQGKGNREEQFVPWYDPSAAFHNYTIHWNPSEIVWYVDRIPIPVYRNYESEGVPYPNKQGMRALTSLWNADDWATRGGRDKTDWTQAPFKAQYRRFRARACKWKGAVSVTQCASKSYWFTSPVYSQLTTAQKGQMDSIRNNNMIYAYCNDTKRFGGIIPKECSLPQF
- the LOC113303829 gene encoding probable helicase CHR10, coding for MSMNYKERLKEAADLVISSDHHQSDVLPLNYDEIGIKATLKPHQIQGILWLIQRYLTGVNFILGDEMGLGKTLQAITFLSYLKFHLKSPGPFLVICPLSVTDGWVS